The DNA sequence CAGAGGCTGTCGATGGTGCCTACATCCTTCCAGTAGCCGTCAAAGCGGTAGGCATACAGCCGCCTTTCATCCTCCAGCATGGCGGGAATCACATCCTTGCCAAAATCCTTGGAGGAAAAGGCATCCTGATCGTCCCGCTCCAGATACTGCCGAAGGATAGATGCGGAAAATATGTAGATACCCATAGAGGCCAGCCGGCTTTTGGGATAGGCTGGCTTTTCCACAAATTCCTCAATCCGGCCCTCTTCATCGGTGTTCATGATGCCAAAGCGGGAGGCCTCCTCCCACGGCACCTCCACCACCGCAATGGTGCAGTCGGCCCCTGTTTCTTTGTGCTGCTCCAGCATGAGGGCATAATCCATTTTGTAAATGTGATCGCCGGAAAGGATAAGCACATATTCCGGGTCATAGCGGTCGATGAAATTCATATTTTGGTATATGGCGTTGGCTGTGCCGATATACCAGTTGGAGCCGGTGCTTTTCTGGTAGGGGGGCAAGACAAAAACCCCGCCGCCCATACGGTCCAAATCCCATGGCTGGCCGTTGCCGATGTATTCGTTGAGCACCAGCGGCTGATACTGGGTGAGCACCCCCACTGTATCCACACCGGAATTCACACAATTGGATAAAGGGAAATCGATGATTCTGTATTTGCCCCCAAAGGGAACAGCAGGCTTGGCTAAATCTCTGGTCAGGGCATAGAGGCGGCTTCCCTGGCCGCCGGCCAGCAGCATAGCGATCATTTCTTTTTTGTTGGCCATCCCGATTACCTCTCTTTTTTTATATATGAGTATATACTGATACAATGAGCGGTTTACGCATATAGCATTTTTTAAAAGGCTATGCCTGTTATTCTGCGGGGAGCGCCTTGGTTCTTTCCGGCTCCTGTGGGCACAAAAAGAAAGTGCACATAGGTGGAATCGTAACCACAATAGAATGCTCGAAGCCATGGGAGGCGATGGGCTGGCAAGGAACCAACGGTTCTCCTGATTCTCCATCCCCGCCGAAGCTTTCTTCATTGGAGCTGAACACCTTTATGTAGCTTTTAGCCGCTGGAACGCCGAACCGGTATTCCTCTCTGCGGATAGGGGAAAAATTGCAAACTGCAATGAGGCGGTTTTCTTTTTCATCGGTGCGCATAAACACCACAATATTCTGGGTGTTGTCATCCTGCACAATCCACCTAAAGCCCTCCCATGAATCCTCAATCTGCCACAGGGGCGGGTTTTCTTTATAGAAATGGTTCAGATGCCGCACATACTCCTTGAGCTGGCGGTGGCTTTCGTATTCCAGCAGCAGCCAATCCAGCTCCTGGTTGTAGTTCCACTCGATGAACTGCCCAAACTCACAGCCCATGAACAAAAGCTTTTTCCCCGGGTGAGCCATCATATAACCTAAGAAGGTCCGCACACCTGCGAATTTCAATTGGTATTCCCCGGGAAATTTATCAAGCAGCGAATGCTTGCCATGGACTACCTCATCGTGGGAGATGGGCAAAATATAGTTTTCACTGAAGGCATAGTAAAGACTGAAGGTAATACGGTCGTGATTATAGGAGCGGAAGAGCGGGTCCATGGCAACATAACTGAGGGTGTCGTTCATCCAGCCCATATTCCATTTGTAGTTGAACCCAAGCCCCCCACTCTGGGGCGGCTTTGTAACCAGCGGCCACGCTGTGGATTCCTCCGCAATGAGCATAACGTCGGGGTGCCGGGTTAAAACAGCTTCGTTAAGCCTGCGGAGGAACGCCACTGCCTCCAGATTTTCACGCCCGCCGTGGATGTTGGGGGTCCATTGACTGGGGCTTCGGTCATAATCCAGATACAGCATGGAAGCCACCGCATCCATGCGGATGCCGTCAATATGAAACGCCTCAATCCACAGAAACAGGCTGGCCGTTAAAAAGGAGACTACCTCCTTTTTTCCATAATCAAAAACCCTTGTTCCCCAAGCGGCATGCTCCTGCTTTTGCGCATCCGCATATTCATAGCAGGGGGTGCCATCAAATTCATAGAGCCCACATTCATCCTTGGGGAAATGGGCCGGAACCCAATCCAGAATTACCCCGATTCCCGCTTTGTGGCACCGGTTGACAAAATAACAAAAATCATCGGGGGTGCCGTATCGGGAGGTGGGTGCAAAATATCCGGTGGCCTGATAGCCCCACGAACCGTCAAAGGGGAATTCGGTAACCGGCAGAATTTCGATGTGGGTATA is a window from the Oscillospiraceae bacterium MB08-C2-2 genome containing:
- a CDS encoding glucose-1-phosphate adenylyltransferase → MANKKEMIAMLLAGGQGSRLYALTRDLAKPAVPFGGKYRIIDFPLSNCVNSGVDTVGVLTQYQPLVLNEYIGNGQPWDLDRMGGGVFVLPPYQKSTGSNWYIGTANAIYQNMNFIDRYDPEYVLILSGDHIYKMDYALMLEQHKETGADCTIAVVEVPWEEASRFGIMNTDEEGRIEEFVEKPAYPKSRLASMGIYIFSASILRQYLERDDQDAFSSKDFGKDVIPAMLEDERRLYAYRFDGYWKDVGTIDSLWEANMDLLDVHVAMDLHSSDWKIYARNACRPPHFIARGARVQGCLITGGVEIYGTADSSVLFAGVTVEKNAIVRDSIVMPGSVIKEGALVQYAIVGEGCTIGMGAQVGVRPENTPDKEQWGIAVVANNVSVAPGSVIPAKAIVDARAEEVRV
- the glgB gene encoding 1,4-alpha-glucan branching protein GlgB, whose protein sequence is MDMKMQLENMPELFRQGQGIYAYRYFGSHRHFQGEIEGAIFRVWAPAARSVSVVGDFGDWNPEAAPMEKLPQTGIWQAFVPGVKSFAAYKYSIIGRDGKTHLKSDPFARHYESPPGNASKFLEEKPYRWGDKAWMTQRKKWDHRHSPMNIYEVHLGSWRRYPDGNCFEYRRLARELVDYVVKMGYTHIEILPVTEFPFDGSWGYQATGYFAPTSRYGTPDDFCYFVNRCHKAGIGVILDWVPAHFPKDECGLYEFDGTPCYEYADAQKQEHAAWGTRVFDYGKKEVVSFLTASLFLWIEAFHIDGIRMDAVASMLYLDYDRSPSQWTPNIHGGRENLEAVAFLRRLNEAVLTRHPDVMLIAEESTAWPLVTKPPQSGGLGFNYKWNMGWMNDTLSYVAMDPLFRSYNHDRITFSLYYAFSENYILPISHDEVVHGKHSLLDKFPGEYQLKFAGVRTFLGYMMAHPGKKLLFMGCEFGQFIEWNYNQELDWLLLEYESHRQLKEYVRHLNHFYKENPPLWQIEDSWEGFRWIVQDDNTQNIVVFMRTDEKENRLIAVCNFSPIRREEYRFGVPAAKSYIKVFSSNEESFGGDGESGEPLVPCQPIASHGFEHSIVVTIPPMCTFFLCPQEPERTKALPAE